The Zea mays cultivar B73 chromosome 7, Zm-B73-REFERENCE-NAM-5.0, whole genome shotgun sequence DNA segment atccattttccgccgccgtgaatcgAGCTCGCCGTGGACAGCCCGTTTCAGGTCCGATCTCACCCTCGGTTCTCTTGTTTCAACATCTTTGTGTCCTCTTGATGCTTACCGAAGCATTGAATCGAACTAGACCGCCCtgggtcgccgggaacacgatcatGTCCCCATTttgcttacggccaccgtggccggaaCTCCCCAGTCCACCATTAGTacaattaggttaggggaaatgctcCGTAGGAGTTTAATTCCGTGTATGTCGCTCGGGAGCAccggtcactgccccaatcggccggtctgcTTGCACGTCGGAGCACGGCCGCGCTTGAGCGCCGTCGGGGATCTCGTGTTGTGAATTGACAGAACCCCAAGGGAATTTGTGCAATCCGTCAGTGACTCAAAACAATAGTAAAGGGACCTAGTTCTGTTTAGCCAGAAGCGCGAGGCCCTTTCTGCAAAATTGcctgggcgcgggcgcgcgcgcgcgcgcgggcgcgagcactgttctccctggacctgggcttgttgggccagaatcggcccagtactgttttatcgttttcctttttcttttacagcAGAACTctagaaatctgtagaaaattatagaaaaatcctaaaaatatgagactaattttcctaggcttgttattttccatagtatttaataaaaatagttttatgatttttagtttgaacaaggaattttagggtatttaaaataaCCTAAACTAttgattctggatttttagagaataaataataagcccaaaatttcccaaactttttatgtaagcttatcacattatttagaagccatgggtagagtttggtttgagttggaccttgtttgatcactaaacccaaaacactcccccctgctccatgaactcctttaccgactccggaaaccctaagttcccggaaccccgtgaaggcaagttgtattcaagacataaataataagtttatgttgtctttgcatcctcatgagcatcccatggcatccattcttatacatatgtatggttatgattagaacgagaagaagaggtagaagtaactgaagagcaagtacaaccacctttggacactcaggccgggaatagtttctacttcgacatttgtggatccgagcctgaatcacctgtaaacgaaggcaagccccggtgcatgcaacccctttccttgagtttttaaatacttttcgcacacttaagtctagtgaaatgtgcattaagttcataggagttacttgaaaccctttgatgcattgctttccttgatatccatacctttatagatacttctgtgaagtatcaaaattatgatttacaaaaatgcttagccttgcttagatcttgtggatagaagttgtcctcaatttaaccatggagaggatagcttctacctgcaagaatattttcatttggagcaatagtgggatcttactgcaaagctccccgtgatgctctttcatcctaaggaacagacacattcctaagggtggaaatacttaaatggaaacttggggtaggaacaggtgatgttctacccaggttggttaaggattaacgcgtatgtaggcgtgctgaccgaggaccctttaactggtcacatgcctcgtcatgggtaagccttgcctcgggcagactaaggccggaataagacaacacgagatgggcgtggagcggtggcgagagtagcgtgtaccctccgtggcaagaggctggacggtggtgtatctgtgctctcggtctgcgtgaacctgatccggtcttaagaaccccggtggcgggttgacatatgcaagggttaagtgctacatatgtcgtgtgattggagatcctcagctgagtataatcgattcggatcgccgtaccttcgcggttatgaagacttggtcacttttctacaacctagagtcaagaggcgaacacgatggataaaaatgatgttgtcttgatgtgatgtgaaactagactagatgcaaatggagtctattaatacttaacatggcgttaaaagattgaaagtaaggactcactttagtaagctacttctgcaaaagtataagttgatttttgctaaagcctctccttgactcctatttatccagcatccccttgagagtcttttccttagtcgggtaagacttgctgagtatcccatactcagggtttatccctttgttgtttttaggtgaggaagcgacaaacttttgttgcttttgctccaaggtggtaccaaatgaggaaaaacaagactgaagtgcgggaggactcggtcctccacttaggatcttttgcttatagcctatcgggaggagtttgtgcctcccttggtttgtataatattactactctgcactcgcctttagttctggtctgtaataagtaacttaatcttactttctaaataaatgtaagtttatgtaattgcttccgcatttctttatctccgatgttctgtaatgtctgcaagacgggtgaaacgttcctggtgaggtaaggaaagataccgagcttgtcaagtgacttaggaacatctacagggtgtctgaagtctgttagacaaggacaactgtaggtgggcctaattacttgggaggttccgtcacacaagctcacgccccctgggaggggccgttcgtcatcgccaaagttctaaagcccggaacctacaagctggccaacagtcaaggcgaggtctacagcaacgcttggaacatccaacagctacgtcgcttctacccttaagatgttttcaagttgttcatatacctcgctcccacgcaaagtttagtcatcaaggaagggtcagccttgcctcggcaaagcccgaccctccctcgggggctaaaaggggggaaccccctctgcgtcgaaattttcctcgaaaaaagatcttttccgccggaatgtctttcgtgctttttgactacttcgaaagtggatcccgaaaacgacggagtacacgtaagtagccaaggatgaccgagccgagggactcctacgcctccgggatacggatacctcactcatcaccttctgccataagtaactcacgttcggataagtgattccgcggaccgaacaagtcttcatgttcggaagctcttccgccggagcgattcttcgagccttctcgactgcgtcggtgacagaaccccatggacgggtaagagtgcgcgtaagcggcaaggccgaccgagccgagggactcctacgcctccgggatacggatacctcactcatcaccttccgtgagaagcaactttcgctcgcacaaacagttctgttaccaacaaaaaagtccagatactcgaaacaagaggaaagaagacgcggctttacaatacGGAGAGGGTgtgtttcggcctcggcggccgcagaaaacacgcgctacaagataatccgatcctgcaggctcggatcttggcgGCTAAAGGGagcggcagcaccctcggcatcgacaacacctttggcgaggtccgacctagcctcggacgacgacgcggtccaagggtctccgctctgaaggacaacgtcatcaccaagcccgggccatcgccgtcggggtcttctccaagaatccggcctgagcaggcggctcggccggtcaccccggggcctcggctagctgacccccaaggacatcagcctggcccgaggcctcggcaggttgATTCCGGTgttggtcccgctaacggacgacccggccaggctccggccgacctggtcttcttttcgagccaactccgcctctgtttgcgttggcaccgctacccctggcctcagctcatcgaagagcggccgagggcttTCCTCTAACTAAGCgagggaagcctcggacaacaaggctggccgagccgagggactcctacgcctccgggatacggatacctcactcgtcgcctttaCACGAGGCGACtcgcgcttggtgaagcggttcagacaaccaacaggcgagtcttagtgctcgaaaatgaggaaaaagcacggctccgtgccgaaattacatacatgttcaggcctcgacaaccacaatgaacaaaaacaccggcactcaaagtgccattacaaacggaactccggttccacctccgcaggtacgagcaACCCCacgcgattggggggcctgcgaagcaacagaaggccgacgggtggctcgctgccgcccgttctGGCAGCAGCAACGATGACCTCCGCCCCAAGCGGAGAAGCAGCTCCAGCAGTGGCTTCCAGGCGGGCGCTACGGCACGGGGGCTCTCGCTCACCGAGGACGAGAACAAGCCATTCAGGCCGGAAGACGGAGGTCCAGGGGTACGGGCGGAGTTGGCAATCTCCTTGACAAAGAAGCCTTCTCCAGCTGCCGCCACCTCAGGACCGCGCCAGCGGGCGCCAGACGCCTCAAAGCGCACCGACGGGTCCTCGCCCTCGCCGGAGCCGCCCAGAACATGAGCGCCGCCCTCGCGGCACACGACGTGCTGGGCGAACCACTGATGCGGCTGTCGGCGCGAGGAAGGCCTGGACGCGGCCGGCCCGCACACGGCGCAACCATCGTCCGGgcggaggacggaatgctgcaccctggctgaGCAACGGCAGTCCGCCTACCCCGGCATGCCTGGGGGAAGCCTCCGCGGAGCTGGGAGATGCCTTTCTCCCCCAGAcgccgggggaagaaaagggttaccgacccacgcggaggcggcctcccaactcgcctcgccctccgccccagcaagggtgatgaaaatccttgaggctgagggaggggcagaggccgcagcccggctcgctttccccctccatcgaactggaggtcaccgtcttgggtgaccgccggcggaggggtgtagccgggctgcatgatgaaaatccttgaagccgaacgacggctgaaaggtaccaactcccgtagAGTTGCGTTCCTCCTCCGACGAAGCAGAAAGACGGCggatgtcccccatccgggggcttggaaggtggaaagatacgatgcataagggagcgcgaagacacggtcgccttccaagagggtcaccctccttttaaaggcgactctccctacttgcgtccccagccattgtgggctgagtcttctccaacacgctccaaggtcctcccccacggcgcgggggctaggtcccacgcgtcatgcaagccggcccagggcagaagaagccaaaccaccgcgcgcggtgcgtacaaccgcccagcggttacaaatggctctccacttttgcccagaccagcacgcgaaagggcgggcagccatgcaggcggcatgcaaccgcgccaggtgggcgcacctctccgacttccaacgcgcccagcttggaggaccaggcccacgcgtcatgcaactggtgcgccggttgctacgtgtgagtaactgcaccaccactcacgccactaccacgcctcctcgactgcggagacaataccgcgactcgaggcaaccctgcaatGCCAAGCGCGACGGTCAAATGCGGTCAAAATTGGGCTGGCAGTGATGGCGATGGCAGGcaggcagaagcagcggtcacgtcgtcagccaagcttacgtcccatccgggggcagcgagagaaccctctctcacggcgtgaagacaacgcgcccgtgttccgttcctcgaacggctcgcgcacgcgcaacggctgccccgcgaaccactcgccccgtcgcattaactccgcggcaggacaggcggcgcctctggcaggagaagcaagcgacgcttcgccttcgccataacgaccacgtcaaaaaaggtacgccgcgtcgttcgatttcgtatccttttcctttttttcctctttctctctcttgcaacagggaccgagaaagggggataccccagaaaggatccttccctgtgaaggaaccaggctccgagcctccctactgatcagaggtttgaaggctggcccctcagaagggttcaacagccgcctcagagcacgtgggctccacacccactactggtcagaggttcaaaggctggcccctcggaagggttcaacggccgcctcaggctactcgggctccgcgcccactactgatcaggggttcgaaggctggcccccgaagggttcacagctgcctcagacacagagcgagggatgaccatgggtacgttcgatacataaccgaggctcgggctgcgctcccgaggtaccctaggacatttccgagaccagcgggaacgatcttgtaacagaatcccatcagagggaggcatcgatccctcggaccccgtcaccaggggaccgggtctggcagatcacccacaggtacttttgggcgcgcctctgggcccctagccgacccctaacgaatggggcacgggcatccgctcggatcacccgcttgcagctcaccggagacaccatgttcggcgcccatcgagggcaacatggcgctctcccccctcctccttgcggaaaggcgacgcaatgGCGTATATAaagaagtcgagtctgtccctgatcgccctctcgccctgtgcagaggctcaggggctgctctcgcaaacccggctccggccagaccgttgacagcgtcaacataccagcccgagaacttgggacccgaccgtacacccgggctacgcccagctcgcatgagggaacgaccagaccagccgaagcattgcgcgaggcgttaagacctcggaggagtcaaaccactcctccgaggcctcgggggctacacccggcgggtgcgctcgtgcgcacccaccggaacaaaaacgcaaccgagaaaggctggtccccttgcaaaaaagtgcgacgaaagcctccaagcgagtgctaacactcccttcgaggctcgggggctactgtcggggaccataattaggggtaccatcaaggctcctaattctcagctggtaacccccatcagcataaagctgtaaaggcctgatgggtgcgatcaagtcagggatcagtccattcgaaggactcgatcacgcctcgcccgagcctagcctcggacaagggcagccgactccgaaggatctccgcctcgcctgaggcccccctccagcggcgaatgcgttcccggctcgcccgaggccctgtcttcgccaagaagcaaccccgaccaaatcgcaggagcatttaatgcaaaggtggcctgacacctttatcctgacgcgcgcccctcagctgacagagccgaagtgaccgccgtcacttcgccgctccactaaccagtctgatagagagacagcgccgcctgcgccactccgactgcggtgccacttgatagagtgaggctgacaggcagtcaggcccagccgcacaccataggaagctccgcccgacccagggctcggactcgggctaggccccggaagacggcgaactccgctccgtccgacccagggctcgaactcgggctatgccccggaagacggcgaactccgctccgcccgacccagggctcggactcgggctaagccccggaagacggcgaactccgcttcgcccgacccagggctcgaactcgggctaagccccggaagacggcgaactccgctccgcccgacccagggctcggactcgggctcagccccagaagacgacgtactccgccccgcccgacccagggctcggactcgggctcagccccagaagacgacgaactccgcctcgcccgacccgggggctcggactcagcctcggccacggaagacggacttgacctcgacctcggaggagcctccacatcgcccgacccagggcgcggaccggccacatctacaggaggcgccatcattaccctactccaagctgactcaagctacggggaacaagaccggcgtcccatctggctcactccgccagataggcgatgatggcgtctcgcacgctccctgacgatggcgactcttggcccccttacggaagcaagaggacatcagcaaggactcgacggccccgacagctgtccctccaccaggctccggcgctcctccgacggccacgacatcacacgaaccgggcgccaaaatctctccggccgccacgatggcgtgtacttagggcactagctctcctccgctagacacgtagcactctgctacacccccgttgtacatctggatcctctccttatgtctataaaaggaaggaccggagccctcttagagagggtcggccgcgcgggaacgaggacgagacgggcgctcgcgtgaggccgctcgctccttcccccgtgtggacgcttgtaaccccctactgcaagcgcacccgacctgagcgcgggacgaacacgaaggccgcgggatttccacctctctcacgaccCATCTCCTGcctcctcgctttccccccttcgcgctcggcctcgcgtcgacccatctgggctggggcacgcggcgacacttcactcgtcggctcggggacccccggtctcgaaacgccgacagtattgAACTGCTCTTTGCTTGAACTTCTCCCAAAAAGGGGGCAAAAACACCATCCATTATATTCAGAAAACGGCAACCAAACTACCCACACAACAGATCTATCAATTTGTGATAAAACCAAGATGGATAGACGCATCACAAAACGCGACCTGGTCCAGTTACTAGCACACGTGTAGACCGACCCATGCATGGGCAGAGCCAGTCCTCTTAAGCAAAGGGCACCAAACTAGGCTCACAACATAATCACAAACAATGGACCTTATGCGTCCAACGTCTTCTCAAAAGCATGCCGCAAGCAAGTAACGATGAAACCGCAGCATCTGCCAGGAACCTTGCAGTTCATCCAAACACCTCCTCGTTGCAGACTGGGCATGCCTGAATAAACACACAGGTGGAGATCAGGTGGTACTCTAATGGAAAACCGAATGGATTCAAACAACACATGCCCTGAAACTGCGTTGggtcctgtttgtttaccctctAGATTATACAATCCAGCTTAAATAAGTTAAGAGTCAAAATAAACAACACAAATTATTAGGATGCATTATATAATCTAAGTATTCATTAGGTGCTTATCTTAgattatttttttggctttttaccCACTAGTATTGAAAATTTTCCTTTTCCTAAACATTGATTTGTACTACCCCCCATGGTAGCCCCAGACTGCAAGGTATTCATAATCAGCAGAAAAATTGATTAAACCTTTGAAGCATATACTACCATCTGTAAAAAGGAAGATTTTCCTTTTGTATTTCAAAAAACAGAACTTTACCTTGTTGATCTTAAGCCAACGAGTTATGCAATCTGCGTGATAACAGTGGCTGCAGGGTAGTCTTATCAATTTCTGCCGGCTTCTATATGTTGTCTTGCAGATCACACATCTGCAGGGAAGGTACAGTGCAGCGATGTATCTGTCAGCAACTTAACGATTCAAAATTTTTACTTCTAAATTTTAAAGGATGAGCAAATATGGCAAAGTTGAATTTATGCGGTTACATACTCCTCACTGTTCTTTTTCCTGGAGAAGAAAGTGCACTTGTTCCTAAATGGCTCCAAATAAGATATCAGCTCATCAGATAACCCTCTGGACTGAATTCCTACTGCTTCCCCTAATGCTTGTAGTTGCTACAGCAGTTACAGAATAAACTAAATGAGAGTTCCATATAAATAATATTATCAAGAAATCCACCATAAGTgatactacctccgttctcgaatatttgtcacccgctagttcatttttgaactaaacagcgacaaataaaaaagaacggagggagtagaTTTTAGTTAAAGCTGAAAGATgcagcagcagctgctgctgctgcctagCCCAGCTGCTTCTGG contains these protein-coding regions:
- the LOC100193125 gene encoding uncharacterized isoform X1 — protein: MATPTTYSVRISSETHKIEAWVVSDEALARQLQEEENTRDAAADTREVAGNVPLESSSPAVEYRPAQNAAQVAREDNVDPDNMSYEQLQALGEAVGIQSRGLSDELISYLEPFRNKCTFFSRKKNSEECVICKTTYRSRQKLIRLPCSHCYHADCITRWLKINKACPVCNEEVFG